The genomic window gtatatttttaaataaatcagtcttcttatattttacatacagttgtttaattaattgcttatataatgtaattgatattgattgattattgattatataatgATGTACCAATGATAATATCGATGAAATAATAGCTGCCATGTATACATCATTCTTGTTATCTTCATTGATTGttgataaacaatattttattatattatttatatttaattctgATTGTATTGGACAATTctgaaacattattaaaaatcattaaatttaggcaaggtatttatttattcgttgGGTGCAAATTCATGGTAAGGACAATCAAACCGACACCAGTGTTTCCAGTGGATAActttcatccgtttaggaactACGGAATATATCTTAGAACTTTATCAATGTGAaggttgtataatttttttgtaaattgaaattgaagGATTCTGAATACTtacaaacaataacaacaaaCTCTGGATATACTCTTCATACTTGTTTTTTGTATTGTACTTAAATGGATATTCGATCAGATATTGCCAACCATTGATGTATGATGACAAACAAATTATATGAAtactgatattattatttaatgatgttaaatattttattatatatcgtAATTCATTCacctaaaaatcaattaaaaaatgtacaataattcaaaatatatgaatttacaacacagaatttacactcgttattattaagttttctaataaaaagccgtagaatagtataatttaatgaaataccatataaaatgtaagtaattaataccatacagtatgtcaacaaatttgacaagcccgtattatgatgtcacgtccgtacaaaaatataaatttccgtttagaaatttttaaatgccctcaattttaagtaattaaaaagatattaattactaaaataatgatttagttaAAATGctcagtcattaaagttacggaagaaaaatatttgaaccaaatttaaatttcatgaatattccctattgtttaaatacactgcATATACCGCgctataattttaaatggaccaggtttttgttataataataaaattaatttaccataTTGAATTGTATCATCATGTTGAACATATTATTCCATAATGTttcatcaataatattatattcaatcataattgatatgattaataaaatacaatgatGTCGAGTTATTGAATTTGTTgtggtttgttttaaatattttgcataCAAATCGTTGATTAAACGTAATTTATCACATGTTAATAATCTTTGAATGGTATATGATGTTATCCCAAACGATtctatttgtattatataccATAATGTACgaatatatttactaaaaaaagaagaaattatttacAGTTATCTTCAACTTTGATCAAAGAGATTATTTGCAAAGTAACTTCAATCGTTTAACATAGATTTAGCGTTATCCCATCCTGATTAACCCATATCGGTGACCTTAGGCAATGTTATTATCTCGGGGCGCCTAGCAATGTGAAAATCAATGAAACGTTTTTTCTTCCTTTTCCCTATTTTCTAGTCTTTGAAAATCTCTTCtcataaaaattggttttttcactttagtcttcgtaaatcaGCTTGGCGCCCttcttgtacaaatttttttctttcgaccTTTATGTAACgccaaaaacaaataaacatggtAGATGTACgattccattttttaatttattccttcAAATATTGAATCTTACAGCCGTACGTATGGAAGCATGCATGTTATAATTTCATTGCAATCGGaatcaaacaataataattaaaagtacttACTAAATAAACTCCATTGGCGTTGAATCATCGCCATTGTCTGATTTCATATACTGAAGAATTTCCTCGTCACTTGCAATAgacattaaacattttaatgctttatatcGTAACGGattattaatatgaatatttgTATTACTAAAACAATCTGTACGATCGAACACTTCACTTTGTTCGCCAGAATCACAATTAccattaaatgtaaatgttatatttgCAAATGTTTGATCATCATAATTATTGTCATTACTTGGCGACGACTGTCTAGTGGTAGGATTCAAATCGAATAATATACGATCCTCATACTTAATTCCTACAACATCAAGaagcaaaataaattgtatatttttataccatgtatataagaaatatatatcaaggtatactaagtttagccttggctacgaaacaaaattttggtataggtgttcataaaatcacctaaagagttcatttccggttgtctgtctatttgtctgtaaacacgataatataaaaacgtaaaggatgtcaagttgaaatttttatataatactggggtttaacctccgtttttctgacataaGCCTATAACAGAGGGCCTGTGTAccttcgttagtttaatataagtcgtactcagtaaattaaaaaaaaacttgtgatggaaatatggtgaaattagttaaaatgaatttaattattcgaTACGAAAGATTGATATTTAGAATtattctctgctctaatattttcaatttttcgcgTGGGCAAATCATACATCACGCGACTTCATATTACCGAACGATTGaagcgagtgctgacgggttaaaaaagaatgaaaaacatataatatcgtatataataataaatgcctAACTTacccaaattaattaaatattgaatggCATCTTGAATTGGTATCGattgtaaaatataacatattttagtAATATCAGCATCAGTAGTATTCGAATTAAATGTTGATTCAATAATCATATGGAAATCATCAATTGTATGGTTGTAGGACATGTTTGTGTTATTATGTTGTAACAATTGTTCGATTAAATCAAAACGATATTTACTGATATTAAATTGGTAGAGTTGAGCGATTTCCTCAGTAGCTGCatttatatttggtttattacaATCAATATTGCTGCTATCGttattaataatactttcaTGTTCGTATAACgttttcattaataattcaatattattcattttatcactatatacatgaatattatttataatgcctaaaacgattaaataaaaatttaagtgaaaagaAAACATTACACTTAACATTCTACACATTCAGAAACCTTGTTCCGGATGCATGCATTACGGCCTtctttgaagtactttttcaaaaatagtagaataccctattaactgtcaaatttaactaataattatatttttgtttgcgGTCATATTGCTGCGTTGAAAATCAAGGGCTACTTGAATTACACCCGAAAAAGTTCTGCATGGGTTTGTAGATTATTAcacttttcaatatattttcgatACCACGGAGAAAATTTGTTCTCAGCCTACGAATTTTGCTGTCCGCCCCCCCCCCCTCTTTTAATAGTATAAATCAAGCGCTATACATACCATTATTATATAAGATGTATAAACATTtagtattttcatataatttcttaatattctCAATACATGGTGTATCATTGCTATCTTGATATGCTTCAAATTCATTGCTCTGATTGTGATCCAATATTACCTCTTTAGCATAGTCATAACTATGTTCTGCAGCATACAATCGATCACCCAACATATGAATCGGTATTTCGTTTGTCACATGATACAAAACACCCATTgataattgtatgttttcaatattttttgccagatttaatatttgatccaatatatttaaatgtagtacattaatattacaatttgtggattttgtattgtttaagtgtaatgttgtttgtttaataCTATAAACGTAGAGTTGGTCTTTATTGAATTTAAGTATACGTCCAATATGTATCCATTGTTCACATGTGTAGATGTTTAATTCTGGTCGTATGATTTTTAATAGTAGGTCTTGGTTAGTGATGAATGGTAAACGCGTTTTTGATATTTCAGGTAAATTAATTGAAtcctgatatttttttttcctgttaaaaaaattaatggattgtaaaataaaattacaattagttTGAAAACTATCTATCTTATGTTTTTTGAGATTCTCAATCTGAATTGTAAGTTTGATGCCTTAAAAATCCTTATACAAAGAAATCTCGATAGCTTGAACGTCAagggaaatgcaaaaaatttcaagttaatgAGTTTTCGATTTAGCAAGTAGTTCTAGATACATAGgatttaattgctaaaatttcgACTTAGACAGGCGGGCTTATATTTTATTCACTACGACTTACGAAGTCTGCTTTTTGAAATTCAAGTTACAGGGTATAAATATGTACTATCAATAccaggaaataatattttgttcgagttacaaagtctaaataattcgAGATAACGCGTGTTTAGGGATTTTTAACTTACTGAGAATTACAACTTAATGAGATTCGACTGTACCAGGGCTTAAAAAGAGACATTTACAATATATGCGGTCTTCTATTGGATCGGTTGTATCATTAATGACACGATTTCGTTAAATATACTTAGTAGTTTTGAGAATATCCCgattactaataatttttaattgtttctccaagtttaatatttatggaaatatttagGAAATATTAAACTTACAAAGTTCTAAAATTCAATAGCTATATGACACTTCTGTATAAATATACTTACCATAGAGAAATTTCATCTTGTTGCACTTCCGCTTTACgtttatatgttattaaataatttaataattgcatATCACGTTCATATTTATTGATACATtcttcattattaataatattaaattgtttatatatttcaataacgcataaatatatttcataataataaaagttggattgttcttcataaattttatctaaaagatgaaattaatactttaatataATCTATTTATCATAGGTTCATCACATCTGAAgaaattcattaatataatCACTCAAAGATTTAGAAGAGATCTATTTCAAATATCTGGTTTAAAACTTACCTAGATGTTGTTTAATTTCCAATTTGTTATCTAGTTTTGAAACAATTAACTGACATTgctgtaataatatattattcattgttGGTTTCCATTCTGAcaatagaatttttaatattcttactAATAAGAAATGAATATCAACATTAAAATCATTAACAAAgtctaaaattattgttaattgttttttaaattcatttaactgATGTTCAGCATCAAATCCAATAGATTCTTCTTgtagtttttgtaaattgtttataataaatggtAATAGCTTAAGCAttggtaaatttaaaacatctgTTGTTGATAAGATGATTAATCGATTGTCATGTAATTTAAGTGCCCATTTTGCACGCAATAAACGTGTCTTTACGCTATCAAATATTGGATCGATATTAATTGTTGAATCCACAATCTTATGTTCATTGTTGTAAACAATGCTTAATTGACATATTGATGTTAATTTTAGTAAATCATTATTGTTACTAAATCTGtaacaaaattacaatttcatttattcaacaactttttacgtaattttataaatttaggaTAGGATTGGATTATGATAAACGGATTATTCAGGATAGGACTCtccctaaaaaagtttttatcgtaaaaaataaaatatacttacttcATTATATAATGTTTAAGCCATTTAAGAGCTTCCTCGTATCCCCATGCATTTAATAACGATAATGCTAAATGTATATCAAACTTTTGATCATTACGTGTATTAACAATAATCTTTTTCAATAATGTTTGCCTACAGATCGTTTCCCATTTATATGATTTCTGTAGAATAAAATCTTGTATAGTTTTTGGTAATTGTTGCATATTAATGAACTTAAAGAATGCACAGAATTGATGAACAATTCGATATGCAATGAAAtcatattgatatttttgtaaactacttaataattttgataataatataaaatgctgATTAATATTAGCATCATTTAATGAatcaaaattatgataatttttcataactttattATGGACgttgtcattat from Chrysoperla carnea chromosome 2, inChrCarn1.1, whole genome shotgun sequence includes these protein-coding regions:
- the LOC123292598 gene encoding kinetochore-associated protein 1-like, giving the protein MQLLNYLITYKRKAEVQQDEISLWKKKYQDSINLPEISKTRLPFITNQDLLLKIIRPELNIYTCEQWIHIGRILKFNKDQLYVYSIKQTTLHLNNTKSTNCNINVLHLNILDQILNLAKNIENIQLSMGVLYHVTNEIPIHMLGDRLYAAEHSYDYAKEVILDHNQSNEFEAYQDSNDTPCIENIKKLYENTKCLYILYNNGIINNIHVYSDKMNNIELLMKTLYEHESIINNDSSNIDCNKPNINAATEEIAQLYQFNISKYRFDLIEQLLQHNNTNMSYNHTIDDFHMIIESTFNSNTTDADITKICYILQSIPIQDAIQYLINLGIKYEDRILFDLNPTTRQSSPSNDNNYDDQTFANITFTFNGNCDSGEQSEVFDRTDCFSNTNIHINNPLRYKALKCLMSIASDEEILQYMKSDNGDDSTPMEFIYKYIRTLWYIIQIESFGITSYTIQRLLTCDKLRLINDLYAKYLKQTTTNSITRHHCE
- the LOC123292599 gene encoding uncharacterized protein LOC123292599 is translated as MCLMIDDEEDLSQITELSLKFAKTAIILTEQMENRISYDIDGYYEVYGWAQILHELVKTSTSSDENQLNVGYMYKDIPIGCNLHQVYKDVQQFFKFLLKISIFYLNNNDNFINMQQLPKTIQDFILQKSYKWETICRQTLLKKIIVNTRNDQKFDIHLALSLLNAWGYEEALKWLKHYIMKFSNNNDLLKLTSICQLSIVYNNEHKIVDSTINIDPIFDSVKTRLLRAKWALKLHDNRLIILSTTDVLNLPMLKLLPFIINNLQKLQEESIGFDAEHQLNEFKKQLTIILDFVNDFNVDIHFLLVRILKILLSEWKPTMNNILLQQCQLIVSKLDNKLEIKQHLDVMNL